One Acaryochloris marina S15 DNA segment encodes these proteins:
- a CDS encoding YlqD family protein, whose product MLTQDRLIQPKPELWVESPSSSQLFLKRLILVKAIVTSLWKDEARQQLQSQADQLDEQLGQLDAQVQQMVGELSHHTVQIHPEGSSIAQTQAQIQDIQTQANERKGELLEQKTQVLQQLEQIETLELGEEVEQGQVDNFFYAKQGDHLIRKMQIEVVIRDGVIEEIRGEL is encoded by the coding sequence ATGCTTACCCAAGATAGACTCATCCAACCAAAACCTGAACTGTGGGTTGAGTCTCCATCCTCAAGTCAACTTTTTCTCAAACGCCTGATCCTCGTCAAGGCCATTGTTACCTCTCTATGGAAAGACGAAGCCCGTCAACAGCTCCAATCGCAAGCTGACCAACTGGATGAACAACTAGGCCAACTGGATGCCCAAGTTCAACAAATGGTTGGGGAGCTGAGCCATCATACTGTCCAAATCCATCCAGAGGGCAGCTCCATTGCCCAGACCCAAGCCCAGATCCAAGATATCCAGACTCAGGCCAATGAGCGCAAGGGTGAACTGCTGGAGCAGAAGACTCAGGTCTTGCAACAACTAGAGCAGATCGAAACTTTGGAGTTGGGCGAGGAAGTTGAGCAAGGCCAGGTCGATAACTTCTTTTATGCCAAGCAAGGCGACCATCTGATTCGCAAGATGCAGATTGAGGTTGTGATCCGCGACGGCGTGATTGAGGAGATTCGGGGCGAGTTGTGA